The window AACAGGCGGAGTAATATTAGGACGCAGTGGTATTCGTCGTGCCTATGAAACAGGTCGCGGTTCAATTACTGTACGTGCAAAAGCAGAAATCGAAACCAAATCAAATGGAAAAGAAACAATTATCGTTAACGAAATTCCTTATCAAGTAAATAAAGCAAGACTTATTGAAAAAATTGCTGAATTGGTAAGAGATAAAAAAATTGATGGCATTACAAATTTACGAGATGAATCCGATCGCCGTGGTATGCGAATTGTAATGGAAATCCGTAAAGATGCCAATGCCAACGTAATTTTAAATAATTTATATAAACAAACAGCGATGCAATCAAACTTCGGTGTGAACATGCTGGCTTTAGTAGATGGTCAACCTAAAGTATTGAGTTTGAAGGAAGTCCTGCATCACTACTTAGAGCATCAAAAAGTAGTGATCACTCGTCGTACACAATTCGAGCTGAAAAAAGCAGAAGATCGAGCTCATATTTTAGAAGGTTTAAGAATAGCCCTTGATCATATTGATGAAATCATTTCAATCATTCGTTCATCCCGTTCAGGTGATGAAGCAAAACCAATCTTAATGGAACGTTTCAGCTTAACTGACCGTCAAGCACAAGCAATCTTAGATATGCGTCTGGTCCGTTTAAGTGGTTTAGAACGTGAGAAAATTGAAAATGAATATCAAGAGCTTCAAGCTTTAATTAGTAAATTAAGAGCTATTTTAGCTGATGAAGGTAAAATCATCGACATTATTCGAACAGAAATGATCGAAATTAAAGAACGTTTCAATGATAAACGTCGTACAGAAATTACTGCTGGCGGATTAGAAATGATTGAAGACGAAGATTTAATTACACGAGAAGATTCTGTACTTACTTTAACGCATAATGGCTACATAAAAAGGCTTGCTTCCAATACGTATCGTAGCCAAAAACGTGGTGGTCGCGGTGTTCAGGGAATGGGAACACATGATGATGATTTCGTAGAGCATTTACTTTTCACTTCGACTCACGATACGATTTTATTCTTTACGACCAAAGGGAAAGTATATCGTGCAAAAGGATATGAAATTCCCGAATTTGGCCGTACAGCTAAAGGTCTACCGATTGTAAATCTGTTAAATCTAGAAAAAGAAGAAAAAGTAACTGCCATGATCCGTGTTGATGAATTCAAAGAGGATGCTTATTTAATCTTTACTACGAAAACAGGTATTACAAAACGAACTCAGCTTTCACAATTCGCACATATTCGCACAAGTGGTTTAATTGCCATTAATCTTCATGATGATGATGATTTAATTTCTGTACGTTTAACGGATGGAACAAAAGACGTCATTATCGGAACACATGATGGAATGCTCATCCGATTCAAGGAAGAAGAGATTCGTTCTATGGGACGAACGGCATCCGGTGTACGCGGTATCAAGCTACGTGAAAGTGATTATGTGGTTGGGATGGAAATAGTTGAACCAGGACATGAAATCTTAGTTGTTACTGAAAAAGGCTATGGAAAACGAACTCCAGAATCAGAATATCGTCTACAAAGCCGTGGTGGAGTAGGGTTAAAAACTATCCAAATTACAGATAAAAATGGGCCGATGTGTGCTGTTAAAACAGTAGACGGCACTGAAGATATTATGCTTATTACAATCAATGGTATTCTAATCCGTATGGATGTAAATGATATTTCCGTTATTGGCCGAAGCACTCAAGGTGTCCGATTAATTCGTTTAGGTAATGAGGAACTTGTTGCAACAGTTGCTCGTGTAAAAAAAGATGAAGAAGAGATAGAAGAGGATGCATCAGAAGAAACTACTGAATCAGAAATGACTGAGGAAGTAGATATTGAAGCTTCAGAGATAGATCCAGAAGAAAAATAATATAGATTATTCACTATTAACCAGAAACCTGCATATTTAGGTTTTCTGGTTTTTCTTATGTTTAAAATTGAGAAGGTTGATGAATTTTATAACCATATAAATGATTTTAAAAGATTGTAAGTGTAGTATAATTCTTATAAGTCTAACAGTAAGTAAAGAATTCATACCTCTATTAGCTTCTTAAAAACTTAAACAGAGATGAGGTTTTAGTTTGGAAACTATCTACGTTAATAGCAATAACTTAAGGGTTGGAAAGGTAATAGCGGACGATATATTTGCTAATACCAAGTATCCTATTATCCATAAAAATACAATAACTTCCAAGGAAGTACTGCATGTTCTGCAAGCATTCAATATCTTTAAAGTTCCGGTATTATTGGAAGAAAGCGAAAACCAACTAGAGCAAAAAGATGAGTTAATCAATTCGGAAATAAAAATAGAAGTACCTCAGCCTTTTATGTCGTTTGAAAAAATATATCTCGATGCCGTAGAAGAGTTTAAAAAAGTATTTTTTGATTGGGAATCGGGTTCAAAAGTAGATATTACTAAAGTAAGAGGCATTATTTTACCACTAATAGATAAAGTTCTAGAAGAACGATCGATTCTTTTTAAGCTTAACAGTCTATCTAACACTAAGGATTATTTATATCATCATTGTCTTGCTACGGGTTTAATTAGTGCGATTGTTACGCAAAAACTAGGCTATGAACGAGGCTTTATCTTACAAATGGCAGTAGCTGGGACCTTGGCGGATTGTGGGATGGCAAAAATCCCTCATCATATTAGGGAAAAGAAGGGAACTTTAACAGAACAAGAGTTTCTATTAATACGTCAGCATCCAATATTTAGTTTCAGAATGGTTGAAAGTCTACCAGCTATGAAAGAAGAAATGAAACTTGCTATTTATCAGCATCATGAACGTCTAGATGGCAGTGGATATGTGGAAGGCGTAAAGCTGGGGAAAATTTCAATATTTTCTCAAATAATTGCAGTAGCAGATACTTTCCATGCAATGACAAGTGAACGTGTTTACCGTTCTAAGGAATCGCCATTTAAAGTGATCGAAATGATTAAGGAATCGGAGTTTGGCAAATTTGATATCAAAGTTGTCCAAGCCCTTGTTGATTTAGTTGCTGGACTTCCGATAGGAACTATTATTGAATTATCAAATCAAGAGATTGGCGAAGTCATGTTTATTAACAGTTTTGCACCTACAAGACCTTTAGTAAAACTCGTTAATAAGGGTGATATTATTGATCTATCAAAACAAAGAAACATATACATTTCGCAGGTTATAACAGATAAGTAAAAACTTTATTTTGATATAAATGAGCGCAAGAAAGTTTGTTACTTTCTTGTGCTTTTATATTTGGTGAAAAAGGTGGGGAGCAAAGAAATCTCCATAAAATGAATGAAGGAATGTAGTGTATTATATAAGTATTAAGGCATTTAATTGCGAGTGAATATAAAAGGTTTTATAGAAAAATATTTTTTTTGATTAAAGTGTTGACGTTTAGTTAAATACTTGTTATTATAAATAAGTCGCCAAGAGGTGACGCGATATGAACCTTGAAAACTGAACAACAAAACGTTAATGAATATAGTTTCCTCTATTAATTTAGAGAAACGAAATTTTGGACATCAAAATTGATGCCAGCAAAAATTTGAGCTAATCAAATTTTCTCTTTTATGGAGAGTTTGATCCTGGCTCAGGACGAACGCTGGCGGCGTGCCTAATACATGCAAGTCGAGCGGACTTGATGGGAGCTTGCTCCTGTCAAGTTAGCGGCGGACGGGTGAGTAACACGTGGGCAACCTGCCCTATAGTTGGGGATAACTCCGGGAAACCGGGGCTAATACCGAATAATACATTTCATCTCCTGTTGAAATGTTGAAAGATGGTTTACGCTATCGCTATAGGATGGGCCCGCGGCGCATTAGCTAGTTGGTGAGGTAACGGCTCACCAAGGCGACGATGCGTAGCCGACCTGAGAGGGTGATCGGCCACACTGGGACTGAGACACGGCCCAGACTCCTACGGGAGGCAGCAGTAGGGAATCTTCCACAATGGGCGAAAGCCTGATGGAGCAACGCCGCGTGAGTGAAGAAGGTTTTCGGATCGTAAAACTCTGTTGTAAGGGAAGAACAAGTACAGTAGTAACTGGCTGTACCTTGACGGTACCTTATTAGAAAGCCACGGCTAACTACGTGCCAGCAGCCGCGGTAATACGTAGGTGGCAAGCGTTGTCCGGAATTATTGGGCGTAAAGCGCGCGCAGGTGGTCCTTTAAGTCTGATGTGAAAGCCCACGGCTCAACCGTGGAGGGTCATTGGAAACTGGGGGACTTGAGTGCAGAAGAGGAAAGTGGAATTCCAAGTGTAGCGGTGAAATGCGTAGAGATTTGGAGGAACACCAGTGGCGAAGGCGACTTTCTGGTCTGTAACTGACACTGAGGCGCGAAAGCGTGGGGAGCAAACAGGATTAGATACCCTGGTAGTCCACGCCGTAAACGATGAG is drawn from Lysinibacillus sp. SGAir0095 and contains these coding sequences:
- the gyrA gene encoding DNA gyrase subunit A, whose translation is MSESQHEGVKGIKISEEVQTSFLNYAMSVIVSRALPDVRDGLKPVHRRILYGMQELGNTSDKPYKKSARIVGDVMGKYHPHGDSSIYDAMVRMAQPFSYRYMLVDGHGNFGSVDGDGAAAMRYTESRMSKITMEMLRDINKDTIDYQDNYDGNEREPVVLPARIPNLLLNGASGIAVGMATNIPPHQLGETIDAVIALSENPAITTEELMEIIPGPDFPTGGVILGRSGIRRAYETGRGSITVRAKAEIETKSNGKETIIVNEIPYQVNKARLIEKIAELVRDKKIDGITNLRDESDRRGMRIVMEIRKDANANVILNNLYKQTAMQSNFGVNMLALVDGQPKVLSLKEVLHHYLEHQKVVITRRTQFELKKAEDRAHILEGLRIALDHIDEIISIIRSSRSGDEAKPILMERFSLTDRQAQAILDMRLVRLSGLEREKIENEYQELQALISKLRAILADEGKIIDIIRTEMIEIKERFNDKRRTEITAGGLEMIEDEDLITREDSVLTLTHNGYIKRLASNTYRSQKRGGRGVQGMGTHDDDFVEHLLFTSTHDTILFFTTKGKVYRAKGYEIPEFGRTAKGLPIVNLLNLEKEEKVTAMIRVDEFKEDAYLIFTTKTGITKRTQLSQFAHIRTSGLIAINLHDDDDLISVRLTDGTKDVIIGTHDGMLIRFKEEEIRSMGRTASGVRGIKLRESDYVVGMEIVEPGHEILVVTEKGYGKRTPESEYRLQSRGGVGLKTIQITDKNGPMCAVKTVDGTEDIMLITINGILIRMDVNDISVIGRSTQGVRLIRLGNEELVATVARVKKDEEEIEEDASEETTESEMTEEVDIEASEIDPEEK
- a CDS encoding HD-GYP domain-containing protein codes for the protein METIYVNSNNLRVGKVIADDIFANTKYPIIHKNTITSKEVLHVLQAFNIFKVPVLLEESENQLEQKDELINSEIKIEVPQPFMSFEKIYLDAVEEFKKVFFDWESGSKVDITKVRGIILPLIDKVLEERSILFKLNSLSNTKDYLYHHCLATGLISAIVTQKLGYERGFILQMAVAGTLADCGMAKIPHHIREKKGTLTEQEFLLIRQHPIFSFRMVESLPAMKEEMKLAIYQHHERLDGSGYVEGVKLGKISIFSQIIAVADTFHAMTSERVYRSKESPFKVIEMIKESEFGKFDIKVVQALVDLVAGLPIGTIIELSNQEIGEVMFINSFAPTRPLVKLVNKGDIIDLSKQRNIYISQVITDK